The genome window TCTTTAGAATAACAAATcttgaaaacaatatttctaAATGATAATACCATGTAAGCAGATCTTATTGCAATCTATGCCTAAGCTAGAGAATCCTCCAACCAAATAAAAGGAGGGTGCTATTTCCTTAATGAATCACATCTAATACTTTAATTTCATTTGCGAAATAAAATGTGAACACCAAGATAACTATGTGGATAATATGAATTTCCCTGTGCTTGTACCCATCAGTTATAGAAGAACTTTTCGGATTCCATAAGAAggtattttaacattattttctttcaagttgaaatacatatacaacattACTTTCCACTATCTCAGAAGCAAGACATCGCTTTCAACATAACAGTTCCTCAAAGTAAGCTAACCAGTGGGGTTCTCAGACAGATAAGACTCGCGTTGACAAACATGTGCCAATATGGCTATATAAGTGATACTGACCACCATAGTACAGTAACGAACAAAGCCATCACTAGATCGACAACATGGACTTCGTCACGTATTCCATCCTTATCCAGGTATATCATTATTCTATTGCAGGAATTTCAGCGAGATATGAATtcggttttttttaatgttgtaGAATACCCATACAAATGCATTCTGAAACAGGTGAATTCAGTAGTTTCAAGAATATTACTATCAAGTGATAGAGCAATGGTGGTTAAGAATAGTCCAAATGTAGCAATGATGTATTTTCAGCATAATGATATTCTATCTTAGCTTAgatttaaaaaagataaaacagGTCCTCTCTGTGTGTTAAATATCTATTGAAATGTGATGTTgaatttaaatgataaaaagtcCTCGTCGTGTTATGATTCTTCGATTCAATTACGATTTCAAAACAATTCTGTAGGCAACGACAATTCCAAAGGAAAgtgttttttaattgaaaacaataGCTATTGGTTCGGATTTCAAATACAATACCCCTTTTCCACAGGTCCTATTAATTGGTGTATCCCAATCCTTCCTTGTGTCTACCGACGGGTGTATGGCCCCACCCCCGTCCTCGAACTTCACTAACGCCCGTTACTATGGTCTGTGGTATGAGGTTGGTAAGATCCAGACTGCAGGAGGAGGGTACTTTGAGAAGGACTGTGTGTGTACTACGATAGGAGTCACACCTAAGTCTGGGGCCACCAACGGGGACGCTACAGCCTTCAACAGCTGTCGGAAACTATCCCCCACAGGGGAATTCCTCAACGCTACAGGTAGGGACAGCTCAGCTTCATTTCatcatatctacatgtaaaggTTTCAATTGGTTTTCCTGAAATaaaattgtctttatttttaGATTTGGTGACAAGCTAAGACGGTTTATATGTCTTTACTGATTCAGTGCTCTTAAAAAGTGATAGGATTTGTAAGGGATTTCCAACATATTGGAATGCACAAATATGAATGAAGGCCTCTAaggattttgatttttaaaatggaaatgtaaaatgaaatcgATAATTTTCCAGAGTAGCAACAGTTATTAACTAACCGTTAAAACTgtacgtatcatcaccttctaaacaatttgcttaaaacaaattaaatgttaattttcattacaCGGgtcatttatatatgtttccCGCCGCCGTCCTAGATGTAGCGCTGTAGCTGACTATCAGTGCACCAGTCGGCAAAACAGCGTAATGACTttccatttatatcatatattacgaAGGAAATCATGCACATGTTTAATGTTGTAAgttcatcttaggccatcggtatataaatatttttgatggtATTAAAGTTTTACGAAACCTTCATGATTTTTACTGTGGAAGTGTGCCTTTAGGCAATGATTTGGAGTCGAATGTTGGTAATCGACAATTGTTTAATATCCGATGATTTCGATatcattaatattaatatatatttatttatttacacagGGGCTTTAACAGGTGAAGTAGTGCCAGGACATTGGAAGGAAGGATTTTTCTTCCTAGCTCCAAAGGTGATTATATTACCTAGTAACTTTACAATCCTCGATTTACGCATTTGGCTAGGAAACCACTATTACTGGTACTATTACTATTATTTCAGAGACACCAATTTTCCTGTAAGTGTCTCTAATTAATAGATTAGTCAACCAATCAGTTTGAATCTAATATTTGGTAATAAATGCTATAACTTCAAATAAAACGGAAATATTCATatgtaatttaaattaaaaaaaaactattaataaTACGGGAAAAAAACTATTAAATGCACAGCatgtaaaatgattaaataaaaaaaatgtggaGTAGGCAATGACCAGATGAGGAATCACAAACATTTTCACAAGTAAAATAAGCAAATCACAGAGGACTCTGGAAAAGACTCGTCCAACTTgtgaaacaaaaacatatgattCTATATGTGGTTTGAATGTGTTACATACTTTTGTTAAAATAGCATTAATGTTCGTATCGTTTAGTTTATAAATATTGTGGTGTAACTTCAAGTCATATTTATTACCGCactaaataaaatgttacaattTCAGGCTGATTACACTGTGATTTACCTTGACGATAACTACGCTATAGAGTATGACTGCACCTCGGCTTTCTTTATGACAAACTACTGTATACACCTGTTGTCAAGGAAACCGACTGCTGATGCTGCAGCTGTGAAAATGCTCCTGGACTTTGCTAACTCACTGCAGTTAAATACTCAAAAACTGACTTACCAGGCTACTATGCAGAGTGGCTGTTGGTCGTAGGTTTTATGTCAATTGTTTTTGTAACATGAACATATCTGGTTATTGTAAGTTACCTCTAACACAATTATTATTATAGCTCACACAATTATTATTATAGCTCACACAATTATTATTATAGCTCACACAATTATTATTATAGCTCACACAATTATTATTATAGCTCACACAATTATTATTATAGCTCACACAATTATTATTATAGCTCACACAATTATTATTATAGCTCACACAATTATTATTATAGCTCACACAATTATTATTATAGCTCCATACTTAATGTCCTTGTCATTATAGATTAGCTAATCATGAAATCCGGGCTTCTTGTGTTAATATCATTGACAAATTTTCGATAACTAAGGTAATTAGGTTTGATTCAGAACGAAATTGAAGTTTCATGTGAATTTTGTTGTAGAAAAGATAATTCGCAAAATTAATATGTATGTTTCCAAAAGTTTGATCGGCTGGATAAGAACATATGGAATGTCCGGGAGAGAAACATTTTATGTAATGCTGCTAAACAATTGTTCAACAACACTAAGCAataatacaaattgtttttcatttaacaCTATAAACTGCAATAGAGTATATACGGGTATTCAAAGTCGAAAACAATCGATTGTTGATGCATAAACTGCTAACCTAGTATGTGTTCTATTTCCTGAAAGACCAAGAaaagtacattgtaaatatttaatcatAATTCTGTTATTATATTTCTGTGATCGTACAGATACTCGTTTCAACCTTAATGATACACATATTTAAATAAAGCATTTTCTTGACaattcctgttgatttttttaattatgatcCTCCATGAAAAGtgtccttatatatatatgcatatatgtgtgttgtgtgtgtgtgtggggggggggggggggggggggggggttgagaggggtgtgtgtgtgtgtgtgtgcctTTCGTTCCTGCTTAATTAAGTAAGACTGTGATACTGATCCGCCGACAAAATCAACAGCTTTTGATGATGTTTAGGCTAGTGTTGGTAATGTTACGACGGCGACACTACGATTAATTATCAACATAAACAAGATGGtacttttttatatatgtatatctatatgtaattgtttaaCAGAAAGGCCGTTCGACGTGGTAGGCATAGAAAACAATGTCAATCTGGTGACATTCTATAGAGAGTTTATTACAAAACATGCCGGTAATTTAATATTGCGATGGGCAATGTTAAGTCGGATGTGTTCGTGGTCTTTTGTTATCATACAGCAACGAAAGCACATAAAGTCAGACTTTTACTAACGTGAATTATTCTATGAAGGTAAACTGTACTGACTTTACATCACAACTATTTTCAACATAATACGCAAGTTCGGGGAAATGATGCAAttgtaaatcatatttaaatgacatagctatcaatgtacattgtataccctTATTGGGCCATCTCACTGTTAGTTAGTTGTACAGAAAAGGAATGGCTATAAAAGACACCTAAATATTTCGATCCGAAAAAGTACTAACGTCAgacaaaaatgtaaacaaaacacacacaaaagaTACAACACTAAAACCAAAGAACAAGGGAAAAGGTATACGTTACGTTTTCAGAAAACATCCAGATGAAaagatttttctttatttttgcgAGAAAAAAaggtataaatgtatatgaataaattaaaacgTTTTGGTAAACGTTTACGGCAGATTGGGGATTCGCAAAGTGAATGATTCAAAGCTAAGAAAATAAACTGAACGGATGTAAGAATGAGTTTGTTATGAacaaatactttatatatatatttcataatacaAATGATTGCATAAGGTATATAAGTAAGAGGTATTGCCACTAATATTATATAATGCTCCAATCGGGAGGTATTTCGTTTTACATGGTAATTCACTGTTCTCCGGTTAAGAGACCAACCAACTAAAAGCTTTCCCTTAAACCACAGTGTTAAAATTTTGAGTGTGTTAATAAATCAGATAAATAATATTTAGTTGTTGTGTTCCCTAACTTAAGTCAAGGTTCTCATAGATTATCAAAAATGGGTTCGTTCAGCTTAAACTCAAACCAgggtagccattttgaaattatattaattttggaCTGAAAACTTCTAAAATGCTTATTGCTTTACCAATTTATTATCAAAACTGATATATTGAACCTAAATTCATATAATTTCTATCTAGGGATAATTGTATTTTTagttttgaaattcataattaaccaGCCAGTAATTGGCCGGTCAAAATTCTATCCAGGACTCAAACTTTCTATACAGATGGGTTTATACACAACAAACGGGAAGTTGTGAaggtttatttttcattaaggTGGTTGTTCAATGTAAAGTGTAATTGCTTCGGAGGATACTAAAATGTTTCAGTGACTAGCCAGTGTGTATGTAACATTTATTAGTCATCACAGTCACGTGTCACATACGTAACTCTGCaaacgatatgtatgtagtgaCTAACCTTCCCGACATCATATTGGATGTTATAAGAAGatgaaatgaaatgttaaaataagATATTGTTGTAAACAGAGGATAGAACATTTCTTTAAAACTTGGTACAATCGCTACGATTATTGCTATGTGGATAGGGCcattttaaataatgtttgaTGCCTGCTCCgtaatattacattttcaaCAAGACATGACATCTTTATTTATTGCTTTCTTGCATCCATACAGAAGGATCGACAGCAAAACATACAGAGCatgttaaaacaacaactttCAAGCCAGCCTTTCCCCAGTTCAAAGGACGTAAAACAGAGGCCTAAATCCTGTAGAAATTGTAAATCATTAGAAGATAAGAGTCgtatcaattttcaaaatgttttaggTGATGGTTAATTACatctttatgtatattaaagaaATTTTTCTTACTGTAGAGTTAACGGAACACTTAAAAATGATGTGAGTTTCATCCTAAAGTCGTTACAAAATTTACCTAACTGCAGAGGGCGGCGAATATTTTTTACCCTACCGCCTTGATTTCTTTTCAaccaaatattttgaaatagcgCTGACGGTTAAGCATACGAGTAGTGTCAGTTGACCACTGCATGATCATCTATCTTGTCACAATAGTATAGTCCGTGTTCAAAATAATACACCTTTATTTCCACTTTTGTTAAATTTAATGCTATGAGGCAAGCGATATCTGGCCTTCTTGTCCCTTGTGTCccatcacaaaaaaaaaatctcaacaATAGttggccatgggctaggagggtcccacatgcacccccaaACCTCCTAATCAATATTTTCCTTAACCCTTTTGACCCActtattacaaaacaaaatgttaacattgcataagttgggatgaactttcgattatgacgtcatctcgaatttcactaaaaactgaaaaaatagtcataacattgacatttttcaactgaagtagacaaatgaggtatcaacatcatcacaatagaacaaaaaatacacaTCAGGACCacataatccaatatatgtagtgatttgtgcgcaggaaatgaaaaaataagattttaagctcaaaaaagTTTTCAGCAaattcatatttggcttgaggCAATGAAAATGTATCCCAACAACAAgttattattcgtaatcagttatttgatctcttgtcaatcagtgaaaacaacaacaaaaacaaaaaatatgtagaaattcaaaaaaaaaatatattgttataccatcatttggtttacaaaacatcatcgGATGCGTATGCAGGGCATATGATTGGTTTTTTCTTCCAAACTGccgacactacagtttcctggtgtcttagaaCTTCCAGAATATAACATTGGTTATCGACGATTTAGATCTTAACAGATTTGAATAAAGTtagctgaatatctaagtgggacttcaaaataaaccattttcATGTTAGAAATTTTGTAGCGTAACGTAgcgtctcaaactgaattattacagcaaaacgcaaactaatagctatatggtatcaaattaaaactgagaTAAATCTGTCATTCCGTAAATACCATAACACTTTCCGAAACgttttgtgtcttttagaattaGTACATCCATTGTTATTTCCTatgtataacgtaaggaaatgttagatggttactacagtgtcacatatttctttcactagttatTTGTCTTCGAtagcgatgagctgatgagctaaTGTGACATTACAGTACAGAATTTACAGACATCGAATATAATATGGATAGAAGAGACAATTAGTCAATCATCGTGAGGAACTGTATACTTATGAGTACAATGTGCGTTATCCTCTTTTTATCTGTTTTCCGACCATAACGAATTTATATGTAATCACTTATTCCActaattccagtagttgaacaaactaaatttcttggactaatatttgattcgaaactgtcctttgttccacataccaaacatctgaaggataagtgcgcgaaggcgctgaacattctacgagttctttcccattctgattggggtgcagaccgtgaaatgcttctacgtatatatcgggcacttattagatcaaaacttgactacggctctattgtctatggatcggctcgcagctcctatctacagatgcttgacctatacagaatcagggactgcggctcgcacttggagcttttttcgaacaacacctgtgaagagtctccatgtggaagctaatgagccatctctagacgatcgacgaaagaaattatccttacagtatgctgctcaactgaaatccaaccccaaaaatcccgcatttaaccttgtattcaatccacaacatcaagaaatatttacacaaaatcaaaagctcataccaacatttggcatcagaatttcaaaatttttgctggaactaaatatacatttcgacaccattgacgagtacaccgtatcggatgtacaaccatggctcattcaaacacctgatatcaatttatctctacatgagagggcaaaatccagtgcattacccgaagaacacaaatcctcctttcgggagtgcattagggctttccctgaccatgttcagatctacactgacggatcaaaagatggtgataatgttgcggcagcatgctgtaatctaatcactgctcctctatccgactcccggatgttgcctccattttctctgcggaagcatgtgctatcggtctggcgcttgaccatatcgaagaacaccgcattgaaaaggctatcatctgttccgactctctttcggttcttcagcctttaaatcaagaagccctaaaaatactctaatccaaaatcttttcatccgaacatttcgattatcttctaaaactcaaattacttatctctggattcccagtcatgtgggtataaaggggaatgaacaggctgataaagtagctaagactgctcttcgcctagcacaaacatatttgaaactaccatataCCGACATCAagccttcaattcagtcagccatcaaacaccattggcaacaaaggtggtctaccgaaacaaacaataaactgtttaaaattcaacctacacttaatcctaaactgtccagtcggagagaccgcagagaggaagtagttctctctcggctccgaactggacacacatattttacacattcctatctattgagaggggaggatcctcctacatgccatgcatgtgattctcctctcacagtggagcatatttcattgcattgtattgattttaaacacatacgagataaatactacgatgtctccgacatgtacactttgtttcatgccgtgaaacataatcgtatttttaattatctcaaagagatcggtattttaaccaaaatatgaacgttttctcatcaaacatcgtatcaactcaacatttcatcgtttcatcaacattgtgcatgagttttctcatgtgttttagccaaatttattttatcccatgcaaacctttttttatcaaataaacgtttacaatctgtgttttagtccttacttgttTTTTCTTACcgtgaacttttatcctgatattaatgcatgacttgtagtttggccctaaatgaccttggttgtcgatgggccgtaaaacaaacaaacaaacaaacttagccttcatatatttttctcttccatattttttttttcattttctactTGTACTAGGCAGGATATATgtaaaatttattacatttttcagaGTGAAATATGGGAATTTAtagtgaaaatgttttattcatcCGCGTGAAAATAtaagttttgataattttactCAATCAAAACACATTTACAGCAAACAAAAATGTCTCTGGCGggaatgtttttttatattaaacaaCTCCTTATAAGTATGTACAAGTATAAGTAttcagatgtaaaaaaaaatagaccATGTCTCCtgaaatttgaaattatataataataaaattatgttcAATTATCGGCATCAATATCTTCTTAACACAAGACATCAGTGAATTGTCGATGTATTGGTAAGTTCTCCGCCATAACTTTAAATGACGGCAACACGTAATCAAAAGATCTCTTTATCAGCCTAATGCACATGCAACAGTcacaaataatgacatcatataATCATGAATGTGCCATCTTGCATagtaataagtacatttacatgATAACCAAGGTTCTCAGAAGTTCAATGTCACAGATAAGCAGGCATTGACGCAAGAGATTACTAAATGCAATAGACGGAACTGTCTGTCTGGTCCTTAGAGCCAAACTCTATCATGCCATTTTGTTTGTATACACGCATTAACAACATAACAGAAAATGACCGTTctaaaattatcataaattaatttcttacgTGTAATTAACGATGACACTGTTACAATGAAACATATTCTTTAAAGTGATATACTAGTTACTGAACAGTATGTCGTCACTTGTTCTACATGGAATCTAACCTATTTGTAGATGATTTTACACATCGTTATCTGAGAACATATATGGATTTGTGATACCTAGTATGACCAATTAATGAAGGTCTCAAGGTCAAAATCAAACACATAGTGGTGATACTATAGTATTTCTTTAGTGTGTACTAACATCAAAGTTGGTAATACTGAGCCAATCTTTCAAATAAACGACAGTATTTTGTACAGCAAGACATCCTCAAAATTACAGGCGTAGGTCAAGTACATgttgatttaatttattaactCAGTTATTACTACAATAGGCTTTTATTCAACTGAAAACATAGTTTCCTCACAAAATCTTTAAACCGTTAGATTTCGTGTTTATTTTTGTCGATTAAACAGTATCACCGTAACCCGTAGGAAATGAATTCATTATAATCTTAGAACATTGTTATAGTTATCTCTTTTGTGAGGTTAGAAATCCTAATTACTGttataataaacatgtttttaagtatcgatacaaaaaaaacattttggacCCGTCTTGGACTGTCATGATCACCAGGAAGTTCAGATCCTTGATAATGTTATCTGGAGATCATCACGTGACCAGATGTATGTCGGTCTTATAAAGACTGGGTCTTGTAGTCCGTGGTGCTCGCTCAGCCGACAGCTGTCATGGCTCTACTTCGAACAACTCTTCTGCTGGCAGGTAAAAACTACCGCTAAAGTGgtgtcatttatttttaaacaaaataattgtaaaacatACAACTGATATATATCTAACACATCTTATTTACTCTCTGTAATGATAAAGACCCCCATTAGTGATGCTTGCGATAtctgataaaacattttcaaaacgAAAGAAATAGTGAAATTTGTTTTGGAATGAAGATATGAAAATTgcatacatataaaaataaatgtacaaatacatCACGACAGGTACCTGGGATTTATCTTTAATAACAAATTGGTTGTTATAACTTGGAATTCTGGATTTGTTTTCCGATTTCATATTACTATTGTTCCATCTCTCCCTGGATTTAATGAATGTGAATTCCCTAAAGGAATATGGATATTATGTTATCTGTGTGCTTAATAATGTTTACCAGTCATTAAATGCACCTTTCACTGTAGAATAGTTACCTTTAGGAAACGGTAACTATTCAACAGTAGTAGGTGACAATAGTCGGCTTTTTCTCAACTATACCTCAAACtttaacaatagatgacatcacagccatgttttaattctggATTCTGGGTGAACCCGTTTCTGTTACAGTTGTGCCAGTGCTTGTCTTCAGTCTACCCTACTCGGAGGAAAATTCGCAAAGCAAACGGTGtaagtgttttata of Argopecten irradians isolate NY chromosome 7, Ai_NY, whole genome shotgun sequence contains these proteins:
- the LOC138327395 gene encoding apolipoprotein D-like codes for the protein MDFVTYSILIQVLLIGVSQSFLVSTDGCMAPPPSSNFTNARYYGLWYEVGKIQTAGGGYFEKDCVCTTIGVTPKSGATNGDATAFNSCRKLSPTGEFLNATGALTGEVVPGHWKEGFFFLAPKADYTVIYLDDNYAIEYDCTSAFFMTNYCIHLLSRKPTADAAAVKMLLDFANSLQLNTQKLTYQATMQSGCWS